From the genome of Oryza glaberrima chromosome 1, OglaRS2, whole genome shotgun sequence:
AAAGACGCACAAAGCCTAACAATGTCGCATTACAGCTTGTGATTATTGAGTAGCAACAACCAGTTTCAGTTTTCAGAGATCAATCCCAACGAACAGCAAAGCTGCGCCACAGCAACAGCTACTTCTTGCATTGCTCACAGACTCAGCAGAAGAACATGGACTGCCTGACGTCCGGGTGCAGGCGCGGGAGCTCCGgcaccggccgcggcggcgcgccgccgtcaccgctgcCCTCCGACGCCGCGTCGTCGAGTCTCACGAACTGCgacacctgcgccgccgccaggtGCGCGTAGCAGATCGGAGCgactgaaaagaacaaaaggaaTGACATGTCAGGTGAAACTACTGAACTTTTGATTTTTCAGAGTGACAGAAAAATCGACTGGTCTAATTTGTCTGTGTTTAGATCAAATTTACCAACTGAGATGGCCGTCGTGCTCCTCTGGTACCTGAGGCAGAGTTCACAAGCATCACAAAGTTGATTAGAATTTCAGAACAGACGAACGAAATGCAGTCGAATGATCACCAGAGattactgaattttttttcttctttttctgtgCGGTTTCAGAGTTTCAGTGTGGCTTACACGTATGAGAGGTTGTGCACAAGCTCCTGCAAGTCATCAGGGGTGAAATTGTTCTCATCATGCAGCACATGGTAATGCGTCGGCCTTGTAGTCCCCTGTCAAATATAAAGCCAATCTGATTAGAGCACAAATTGCAATTGTGTAGCAAGTGTGTTCAAATTTTTATCCCAAATATAGCAAACTAAGACATGTATAACTTTTATCACTAAACTACTCATACTCTctacctccctccctctctctccttacCCTCTTTTTAGTACCTATGTCATCTCTAAAAATTACTAAATTTTGGGATAGAGAGTAGTACATGTACATTTGTTTGAGATGtagttgggaaaaaaatagaGTGAATTTTGCAAACTATatactttgatcaaattatcgtaaaactacaaatttaagccggtatatcacaaaactaatttAGCAAAAAATACCACggaactacaaatttaagatgaagtatcacaaaactatagattttgtatcaaaattatatgaaaaaaaaacactacatGTTTAGCACAATTTAATCATAAAACTACCACATTGATAGCTTCAGCATAACATcagtgctaaggatttaaactctaaaatagTTTTTTACAATATATAGTTATGTGATAACTTTAagattaaatctatagtttttaCAACATATAGTTATGTGATAACTTTAGAAATAAATCTGTAGTATTTACGATGCTCAGTCTTAAGTCTATAGTTTGTGATAAATTAGGTCTAAATCTGTAGATTTGTGGTATAACGCCTTAAatctttagttttgtgatagtttgatcaaatatgcaagttttgtgaaatttactcaaaagaaTATCACATTTGTCCGAATGACATGTGGATCTGAGAGTTACACGTGTCCAGTGGCGCGTATGTGGTAATTTTCTCGATTATGTAATCTTTCCAATGGTACTAAGCCAACTGGAATTCATATTTAAGATAGGGCACTTACAATCATCCCAGCATGAGCACACATGTAGAAATCACAGTTCCTGGGATGACAGATTCCTTTGTCAACAACAGTACCTACAAAACAACGGCACATCTTCAAGAGTGAGGAGAAAAATGTTGATGGTACCTGACCAGAATAGGATTAAGAGAGGATCCTGAAAAAAAAGTGAGATGAAGGATGGAATTGTTACCAGGAGGAACATTGACAACTTTGTTCGATCGATCTGTCTGAAAAAATTTGGTGTGATGGTTCTTCTGTGCAACTATCACCGTGAACTTTGGAGACCATTCACTGTCATTTTTCTCATTGGCAAGAAACTCGCATGCCTAAATCGATTCGAAATACATGAGTATCAACTAAAATATGCAGAAGATAGATGTTCATTGTATCAAAAGCACAGGGGCTGAGCAGTAAATGCAGACTGTGCAGATCGGGCATGTTTACCTTGATTATCTGGGCTAGCTCAATGTTCAGCACCTGATTAAACTGGCCTTCACTAACCCCATCTCTAAAATTAAGATGGCAAAACTAGTTAGAAAACAATAGTACCGAGATAACGAAGTAGTAAAACTTACTGTCAGACAATTCCACCAAGACTGAATTAgagtggttttgtgaaatttactcttgttTAACGTAAGAGACAGGTCCAGAAAAATTTCAGTATAAATTAGAAGTTGCAAACATATATTTCAGAAGAACAACCAAcctgaaaatgattttttttttctggcttgTGTCCGCGAGAACTGTTGTAGAAGTCCATTAGTGACTCCCTGTGGTAAACAATTCCGATTCTTAGCAAGCAAAACTATTACGGAACAATAGTGGCAGTCTGCAAGATATACCTCAAACTATTCGAAATGAACCGAATTGAATGTCATAGAAGCATCTCACCTAATGATACCATGATCCTCATTCCCCACTAGCTTAAACAAGGAATCGATCATTTCTAGCCTGGGAGACTGGGTGCATACGGAAGctttatattttgatatgaGAGGCCACTCCAGGGAACTAACAACCTAGATAAGAACAGAAAACACTGTAGCACATCAGCTAATTGTCAGCTGCAAGAACCATCCAGATGTCACTGAGCTTCATATGCTGATACTTTCAGAAGTAGAGAAACATAAGTAAGAGAGGTTTTACGGTGTTTGCATTCCAAAAAGAAGATCCAACGCTCCTCAATCACAGGTACCATGTTAAAAGTATTTAAGTATTGATATAAGTACTTAGGTACTAAGagtaaaaacataattttgctAGTAGAGAGAAAAGGGTAGAATTGTCTCCCAAATTATAAAAGGTACCGCATAGGTATAATGGTACGTATTAACACCGTAAAACCTCTTTGCACTGTTTAATTTCCTGATTTGCGTGGTTTATTGTAGATTTATGTTGTATTTGAGTTAAGTCGTTTACTGCGTCACTAAGGTTTAATTTTCTGATTTGCGTGGTTTCTTGTAGATTTACGTTGGATTTGAGTCTAGATTTACATTGTGTTCTTATAACACATTATTGACCCaattatgtgattttttttctacatttacaTTTTATTCCAACGAATACGTAAAAACTCCTACCTTAATTAtgttgaaaattatattttatttccaGCAAGAGATTTATATCGTCGACCAGACAATCTAGTCTCCTATTCAACCCTCAACCATACCTACACTTTTCCCTCTGTCTCTTTCCGGTGAAACGTTCAAACCCTAGAACAAGAACAAAGCAGGGAAAGAAGACGATGCGATCTGGAAAAGAAGACGATGCGATCTGGTATAGATCgattggatatccgtgattttctttttttttttctgatggcaTACCGATCGATGGATATTAGATTTACTCTTTTTTCTGATGGCATACCGATCGATGGATATTAGATTTACTCTTTTTTCTGATGGCATACCGATCGATGGATGTTAGTATTCAATTAAAGTATAATGGTCATGTTTTACAAGTTAATTACACCACTGCCATCATGTTACAATAAATTTGTTCCGTACCTTACCCCTCTCTTGATCAACAGTGCACGTTGTTCCACCTCCAGGTACCTCTAGGTACCTCGCAAACACCGTAAAACATCTCCATAAGTAAGCAAGATCATAGCATACGGGGGAAACTTACCGCAGCGACAGACGGTACATCATCCCGTCCCGGTGAGCCATGGGAAACATCCATGCCTAAGATAATGGTTGGAGTCTTCGACAAGAGAGGAATGGCTTGGTTTCTTTCAATTTGCAGCAGCGAATTCAACCCTCCAAGCTGATTGAAAACACAGAAAAACAACATAAAATTCACAACAGGTGGCAACAAGAAACCGTGTAATTTTGTTTTCTGATCACGTCTGCAGTGCAGATTACCTTTGCATTTATCTTTAGAAGCACATTAGTCAGGTACTGATCGTTGATCTTGGTAGGAGCCAAGCATTGTGTTACAATACCGTATTTGACGAGACACATACGCTTCCATGGTCCTGAAAATaaacaagaaaataaatgaTCCTTGATGATAGAGGCATGGTAAGCTCATTTACAGGGTTAAAAAGTTAAGTGGAGCAAACCATAGATGTCACAGTTCTTCCTCTCAGGGAGAACACACAACACAAAAGAGGGCTTGTCGCCAGACAACAACTGCTGAAACATGTCATTCACCCTTGTTTCCGCACGCTCGCGTCCCATGTGAGATCTCTCTTGAAACACATGATCTTCAGGATCTACTGGCTGCAAGCCAAACTAGTTGAGCGATACCGGAATCTGCAGAAAAGGCACAAGATTGGGTGGAGGATGAACTTACAAGTCCCTTCAAGTTCCCACAATGGATGAGACGCTGAGCAAGATGATGGGCATTGCACCGCGCAGAAAAATTGACAACTACCCATCTCTGCACTCTCTTGGGCTGAATGAGCCTCTAGAGGAAGAGAATTGGCAACATTATCGACAatgaacatgatgatgaatAGTAGGTACGGTATACAAATGGAGTGCAACTAAGCGACGTACTCACATTGTTATTGAAGTTCCACCTCCCATTGCGCGCAAAAATATCTTCGCCATCTCCAGATTTCAGCTTAACAATGCAAGATTTGATTAGATCAACAATGCTTCCtacatcatcagttcatcaagAAAAGTTTCTGAAAGGCAGCAGTGGATAGTTATGACCAACCTTTGGTGCCGGAAGGACTCTAGCAGCAACCTGGGTAAATTCTTGAGCTATAGAAATGCCACACTCCCTCAGCATTGGCACAGAGTTATAATCACTGTCCCTCAACACCTGCCACAGATGGTGAATTTTTGACAATCATGGATACGGGATACCATCAGCTGAGCTGAATTTAGGGTATTAAGCATTGCAACTTACACCAGACAAGACAAACATCCTCTCTTGAGGATTCTGCCTTGATCTCTCAACCAACATGGACCGCTGTAACGTCGACAAAGCCTTTTTGTACCTTTGCAATGGCACCAAATGGCAAAGCTGGTAGAACATTTTCCACACAGTTAATGACATGAACAATAAAAACAGCTATAGAGATTTGTacctaaaaaatgtttcagagaAAGTAAGACATACCTCCAATGGGATATATGTTGGCCGCTTTGGCTTCCCAACATTTAGACAGGGAAAGTGAGCAGATCCCTTCAAATCTATTTTCCAATTCTTCCTGTAGTATTCAAAGACTGTCACTTCTTCCACTGTATCCGAGCCACCGTTGccattttttctctttatttggAACCTGGATCaggaaagaaaaactagaatAAGGTCGAGGCGCGTTTGCAGCTCAGAAATGGAATTCAGGAATATGGCCTCACGTCTGCGAATAGCAAGTGTCTTCAGACAAACCGATGATCCTAAATTCAGAGCCGGTGTGAGTCGTTTTTATCCTCAGGTTCTTCAGTGCACGCTTGGccttaaaaggaaaaaaaacaagcaaagaaCATGGAAACTATGTGATCTAATGAACGTTCACTGGTTATCCCTCTTTCAGGACTAGTACATTtgataattatgaaaaaaaaacatgatcaaTAACAACGCTTTTGATTTACCTTTCCCCAGTCAATTTCATGAGGGTTCTTGATATTCTGGTTGAAGAGAAGAAACTCTATGACAGGTCCAGGTCTGACGATCATCGTCGTGGATACATCTGCACAAAATCAGATAATGTTCTGCATTTAATATCACTTTGTCACATGTTGTTTACTTTGCTAAGGATCTGATGATAGGTGATCTCATGCAAAAATTAAACATGTAGATGATGAACATACCAACATTCAGTGACAGGCCACTGTCAGTGGGTCGAAAGCTGGAGTGAAAGCAGAGGCGAAAATCATTCGCTGTCATGGTGAACAGGCATCGCTATTTAAAAAGAGATTTTCTCCCGTCCTCCTTTCGGTACCCCAGTTTTCATCCAGCCGTCCATTGCTGAGGGGTACGATGGGCATGAGGCTGTATCGCGTGCGCTATCCATAGACCATCTCAGGTTTTGGGCGACCTCATCCTGAAGCGCCATAGCCATCCCACGACCAAGCAGGCATCAAGGGTTACCGACCCGCTCGACCggaagcgccgccgcggcaggtGCACGGGCTACCTCCGGTggacgttgccgccgccgcagtagGGGCAAGTCGCCAACGCCGCCCTCCACGGCCGCTGCTGgagccgtcgccaccgccgcaggAGTCAACCGCCGCCGCAGGTGCACGTCGCCCCTGCCGCCGTGGGGGCACGTCGCCAACGCCGCCCCCCGcgcccgtcgctgccgccgctgcaggTGCTCGTCGCCCCTGCCGCCGACTCCTGTGATTTCATCGCTCTCGTAGAGGTAGACTGTTGTGATTTGACTGTGCCGATTTTTGTTTGACCGGATTTGAGTACTGAGAATGAATTGTGAAATTTTCTTTATAGGCAAACTCTTTATGGGTGAAGATATGGCAGACAATTTCAGGACcctgaggaggaagaggagtatCGTACGATTACTGCTATGAGATTCAAGACTGAGGATGACGGCTTCAAGTTATAGGCTATTACATTTTGCAATCATGTCTCTAAGTTGTTTTCGTCATTCCTACAATTTCAGGAAAGTAGAAGAAGATGTGTGAGATGGATAAGAAGTAGAAGCAGCCCTTTGCTATGCACTTTACATAGTTTTGTCATGCTCTTGGTCCTAATGAATACATTGGACTGTAATAAATCTTGATGTGCTTTCCTGTAGTATGATGGATGTACTACTATTTTGAGTTGTGCTCGCATGGTTGAATTTTGATGTGTTTTACTGTATGTGAACATGGTGTATGCGAATCTGAAAATTATGTGTTTTGGTGCTGGTGCGTTCTGGAAATGAAGATATGTTTGATGTATTGCAATTTGGTGCGCTAAATTGTTTACTGTATGTGAGTATGAAGTTGTGCTAGCAAATTTGGTAATTGAGCCAATATTGCTTGATATGCTTGAGACTGACAGCCGGATGGTTCTAATTTATTTgagatttgagaaaaaaaattgcattcaTAACAATACAGTTCGTACATAAATTATTCAACACTGGTACATATACTCCAAGATATTGTACATAAGAATTGCAATAACAACTAGGGAACCCATGAACCAACTTTTAACATGGTCTGCCTCTTTTTTTagctttgtaatttttttcttatatgttgCTTCACAAGCCAAAATCTTGGCAGCCATTTCAAATTCAAGTTTCATTTTGTCTTCCTCAACTTTTGCTCTATCTGGACCATTCGTACTGCCGCCTGGTTGGATTTGTTGTGCTAGCATGGTCCAGCGCAAGCCAAAGCTTCTCGAATGCCAAGCAggggccgccgtcgccaccgtgcCTTcatcgtggccgccgccgccgccgcgcaggggCTGCCGTCACCGCCGTGCCTTCAACaaggccgccgcccccgccgcgcacgggccaccgccgcgccgtccaGATCGGGAGAAAGGGTAGGATTTTGCTAGTCAAGAAGGATATGCCGCACTTCCCCAAACTATCTATCATCATCAACGGTTGGgatttcatcatcatcatcatcaacggTTGCGAGGTACCAACTAATCTTAACCGTTCGATCTATCATCATCAACGGTTGGGATTTCAGTACCTCGCGGTACCAGTACCTTGCGGTAAAAAAGAAGGACTGGAGCAATTCTCATTTAAAAAATCCATTGAATCCGGTTCAAAAATTCCCACATAAGCAAAAAATAAATGTCGAATTCATTCTGGCATTGAATATTTGCATACTTCATAACTTTGAGCACTacattcagtttttttttcccgatgGTGTGGATGTAGGACTAGACCACCCAAGTTTAAGACCTCGTTGAGGagagttttttattttattttatttacaaaagcATTGCTGAATCACTGAAACATGGTGAATTCTAACAAGCAAGGCCTTGCAACGAGAGGATCAAGAATTTACTGCTTAGCAGAGTGCTGCCTGAGCGTGATGTCAAGAACCCTAAGAGCCTCCATCGAGTTCTCTGTCTCCTGCCCTCTCAGCACCTCGGCAATGGCGCTCATGGGGACCTTCGCCGCGAAGGAGATCTCCACCATGAACTTCTTCACCGCCATCGGCCGCTTCATCCTCTTCCTGTCACTCCCCCCAGGGCTTCCATCGTCTCCTCCGGGgctccgcctcgtcgtcgtcctgcaCACAGCAAAAAAACCAAAGAAATGGTGCTCACCAccttgacaattttttttagttacTGGAAAATGgttacatctccggcctctgccaACAGACGTCACCACCTGGACATAGCAACAGTTACATATCCATAGTTTACTTGGCTTATCAGCCGCgaacaaaatttaatttatgAAACTTAATTTCAAAGATGATTTTGAGGGTTCTTTTGTCGTAGTTTAGTTTTGGTTGATTTGTTCATTTTTAAACGGCTTATCAAGTATCAACccataattattattattatttatttttcaagcgCTTTGTGATCGATACTACCTTCCAGATGAGGAGGCGTCCTCCATGACGACGACGAACTGGTGCTTCGTCTGCAGCAGAGCTCCGGCGGTGAAGAGGCCCTTCTCGCCGTCGTAGGCGAACTCCCTGCCGGCGAGCTCCGACGCGTAGGTCTCCTGCAGCTTGTCGACGACTCGCCGGCACACGCCTTTCGCCTCCACGGGGCCGCCGTCCTCGTACTTCACCTCCACCTGCAGCCATGGACACACAACAACACACATGAAATGCAAGGATTCAGACATGGAATTTCAGATGCAGAAATGACCAAGATAGcaatgaagaagaaaaaaattgcggGGATTGTGTTGGTGTACGTGGTAATGGTAGAAGTGGCCGTCCATTCGCCGGACAGAGACTCTGAAGTGGTTCGTCAAAAGCTGTATCGACTGCCCTCTCGTGCCAAACCCTTTCCTCGACATTGGAAGCTTCTTGGGTGGCTTGGCCATGGCCGAAGGTTCGCCTTCATCACCATGAGACTCCATCCAAGCTCAGCTCAACTTGTAACTgcagacccaaaaaaaaaaaaaagaagagaaaaaggaaagattgCACGATGGATTGATGGATGGGATTGGGAAAATAACCAAACAAACTGAAGTTTCCTAAAGTTAAGACCAGGTCAATGAATAGATTATGGTGATCAGGACTAGCATACATAAAGATTAAAATCGATAGATATAGCCGCGATCCTGGAACCAAAACGGTGAACTATGTATACAGAAATGAAGAATCAAAACAGTACATTTTGGAAAAGCAATTCGAGACTATATATATTTCGACAGCCTATATATAAGCAATGAGGGTCCACGAGGATGATAGATTAGGAAACTTGTATATAGACAGGCGACTCCAGAAAGCTATCCTTTTCACATTTGGAAAATAGCCTTATTTGCACAAAAGTGTAGTATTGGTAAgttgtaaataaaaaagttatattttCTCGATGACATTAAATAAAAGTCAAGTTTGACACACATCAATAACGAAAAGTAAATCAttctttattattaaaaaaagaggaATATAAGTGAGTTGGCCCGCATATAAAGGGCTACCTACTTAAATGGCTTATAAGGATTTAACGGTTAACCCACTTACACGGTTACACCTTGTCCTACCGTACGTACGGCTATACTCCTAACATCACTCCTCCTTGCACCCGCATATGAGTATAGGCCCTAAAAGCCTCCTcctaaaacttttttaaaaaaaaaatcatgagcatCACGATGTCGTTGGCGCACAAACCTTCATACACAACCTAAACTGTGAAAGTAATcctctttagaaaaaaaaagttgatggatggttaccaaataaaaaaaaactgcaataTTCAAATGTGAAATAAAACAGTGATTCTACAATCCTTGGTAAAATGAGAATCATCATGAGTTGTTAAAATACTatatccatcccaaaatatagcaatttctaGCTATGTATTTGGACATGTGTCTAGATACATATCATTTGGATTTGGATAATGGTCTGTCCAAATACATAGCtaaaaaattactatattttgagataaagaTAGTTTGCTACAAAATGTGGAATTCCCATACATCTTTGAggacttggaaaaaaaaaactctgaagTCTAAAGAGAAGAAGCAAACAGCGGCGTTTTATCCTAAGTGGAGCTGTGGAGGTGATGATGCAAAACCCCAACCAAAGTTAATATTGCAGCACACGGAAGATGTGGTTTTTGTCTCTGTGTTTCATATAGATGCACATCTCTTCTTTATTTAACCGATATCAAAGTTGCTAAATGGTGCATGGTGCCCCCATTTTCTTGTTTTTACCAACCGATCGAAAGAAAGATCAAAATAGCAAAATTCAGGAATTAAAAGAACCCAACCGTCCTTACAGAGCGAAAAACCGCAGATCAAACCCTGGCCAAAAAAGAACTCTACAACAACATCAAAGATCAGCAAAGGTAACTGCACCGAAACGAACTAAAGCAGAGAGATCGACGAACTCTGACGATGAAACTGTGAAGAGACAGAAatgagatggacg
Proteins encoded in this window:
- the LOC127768643 gene encoding LOW QUALITY PROTEIN: protein argonaute 15-like (The sequence of the model RefSeq protein was modified relative to this genomic sequence to represent the inferred CDS: substituted 1 base at 1 genomic stop codon); the protein is MESHGDEGEPSAMAKPPKKLPMSRKGFGTRGQSIQLLTNHFRVSVRRMDGHFYHYHVEVKYEDGGPVEAKGVCRRVVDKLQETYASELAGREFAYDGEKGLFTAGALLQTKHQFVVVMEDASSSGRTTTRRSPGGDDGSPGGSDRKRMKRPMAVKKFMVEISFAAKVPMSAIAEVLRGQETENSMEALRVLDITLRQHSAKQXILDPLVARPCLLEFTMFHSNPNDFRLCFHSSFRPTDSGLSLNVDVSTTMIVRPGPVIEFLLFNQNIKNPHEIDWGKAKRALKNLRIKTTHTGSEFRIIGLSEDTCYSQTFQIKRKNGNGGSDTVEEVTVFEYYRKNWKIDLKGSAHFPCLNVGKPKRPTYIPLELCHLVPLQRYKKALSTLQRSMLVERSRQNPQERMFVLSGVLRDSDYNSVPMLRECGISIAQEFTQVAARVLPAPKLKSGDGEDIFARNGRWNFNNNRLIQPKRVQRWVVVNFSARCNAHHLAQRLIHCGNLKGLPVDPEDHVFQERSHMGRERAETRVNDMFQQLLSGDKPSFVLCVLPERKNCDIYGPWKRMCLVKYGIVTQCLAPTKINDQYLTNVLLKINAKLGGLNSLLQIERNQAIPLLSKTPTIILGMDVSHGSPGRDDVPSVAAVVSSLEWPLISKYKASVCTQSPRLEMIDSLFKLVGNEDHGIIRESLMDFYNSSRGHKPEKKNHFQFCHLNFRDGVSEGQFNQVLNIELAQIIKACEFLANEKNDSEWSPKFTVIVAQKNHHTKFFQTDRSNKVVNVPPGTVVDKGICHPRNCDFYMCAHAGMIGTTRPTHYHVLHDENNFTPDDLQELVHNLSYVYQRSTTAISVVAPICYAHLAAAQVSQFVRLDDAASEGSGDGGAPPRPVPELPRLHPDVRQSMFFC